Proteins from a single region of Styela clava chromosome 1, kaStyClav1.hap1.2, whole genome shotgun sequence:
- the LOC120340090 gene encoding cytochrome c oxidase assembly protein ctaG-like, with amino-acid sequence MFCSETVIFENKMFRLASSLCRTLQCQLRLASTSSGISTTCSGKSMLKILFPTKKLLLQTSQDFAVQCKRRTLHVSRLRFSINNKYYHTNRGSNVDVVLYIASGIIFMIGVSYASVPLYRMFCQATGIGGDPNIGHKTENVSTMKPIRERPITVTFNADRHAAMQWNFKPSQHRVTVVPGETALAFYTAKNPTDTPIVGVATYNVLPFQAGPYFNKIQCFCFEEQWLNPHEEVDMPVFFYIDPEFDNDPQLARVNDIVLSYTFFKAEEGQILPMPGFMNARFKGAQPAPAVTQ; translated from the coding sequence ATGTTTTGTTCTGAAACagtaatatttgaaaacaagatGTTTAGACTTGCTTCAAGTTTATGCAGAACATTGCAATGTCAATTGAGGCTGGCTTCTACCAGCAGTGGAATATCGACTACTTGCAGTGGAAAATCCATGTTGAAAATTCTTTTTCCTACAAAGAAGTTATTATTACAAACTTCTCAAGATTTTGCTGTGCAATGTAAAAGACGGACACTACATGTTTCAagattgagattttcaattaataataaatattatcataCAAATCGTGGTTCAAATGTTGATGTTGTATTATACATTGCTTCTGGAATAATATTCATGATCGGTGTTTCATATGCAAGTGTTCCCCTATACAGAATGTTCTGTCAGGCCACAGGAATTGGCGGAGATCCTAACATCggccacaaaactgaaaatGTGAGCACAATGAAACCGATTCGAGAAAGACCGATCACAGTAACTTTCAACGCAGATAGACATGCAGCAATGCAATGGAATTTTAAGCCTTCGCAGCATCGAGTGACAGTTGTTCCAGGAGAAACTGCTCTGGCATTTTATACAGCCAAAAATCCCACTGATACACCTATTGTAGGGGTTGCAACCTATAATGTGCTGCCTTTTCAAGCTGGACcctatttcaataaaattcaatgtttttgcTTTGAAGAACAATGGTTAAATCCACATGAAGAAGTGGACATGCCTGTATTTTTTTATATCGACCCTGAATTCGATAATGATCCGCAATTAGCTAGAGTTAATGATATTGTATTatcttatacatttttcaaagcCGAGGAAGGGCAAATTCTACCTATGCCTGGCTTTATGAACGCTCGTTTCAAAGGGGCTCAGCCAGCACCGGCTGTAACACAATAA